Proteins encoded within one genomic window of Misgurnus anguillicaudatus chromosome 18, ASM2758022v2, whole genome shotgun sequence:
- the syncrip gene encoding heterogeneous nuclear ribonucleoprotein Q isoform X8: protein MKTYRQREKQGTKVLDSSKGPDEAKMKILLERTGYTLDVTTGQRKYGGPPPESVFTGAQPTIGTEIFVGKIPRDLFEDELVPLFEKAGPIWDLRLMMDPLSGLNRGYAFLTFCTKEAAQEAVRLYNNHEIRPGKHIGVCISVANNRLFVGSIPKSKTKEQIVEEFSKVTEGLTDVILYHQPDDKKKNRGFCFLEYEDHKTAAQARRRLMSGKVKVWGNVVTVEWADPIEDPDPEVMAKVKVLFVRNLANSVTEEILETTFGQFGKLERVKKLKDYAFIHFDERDGAVKALAEMNGKDLEGEHIEIVFAKPPDQKRKERKAQRQAQKTQYDDYYYYGPPQMPPPTRGRGRGAGRGGYAYPPDYYGYEDYYDYYGYDYHNYRGGYDDPYFGYDDFQAPARGRGGRGGARGGTSPVRGRGAGAPRGRAGFPQRGGGPGASRGPRGGARGGVLPRGRGVRGARGGRGGNVGGKRKADGYNQPDSKRRQTINQNWGSQPIAQQPLQGGDHSGNYGYKSDNQEFYQDSFGQQWK, encoded by the exons ATgaagacatacagacagagagagaaacaggGGACCAAAGTTTTAGACTCCAGTAAAGGACCAGATGAAGCGAAAATGAAA ATCCTGCTTGAGCGAACAGGCTACACACTTGACGTCACTACAGGTCAGCGTAAATACGGTGGCCCTCCTCCCGAGTCCGTTTTCACCGGTGCACAGCCCACAATTGGAACAGAG ATCTTTGTAGGGAAGATCCCGAGGGACTTGTTTGAGGATGAGCTAGTTCCTCTGTTTGAGAAGGCAGGACCGATCTGGGACCTGCGTCTGATGATGGACCCTCTGAGCGGCCTGAACAGGGGATACGCCTTTCTCACCTTCTGCACTAAAGAGGCCGCACAGGAGGCTGTCAGGCTT TATAACAATCATGAAATTCGCCCCGGCAAACATATTGGCGTGTGTATATCGGTCGCAAACAACAGACTCTTTGTGGGCTCCATTCCCAAGAGTAAGACAAAGGAACAGATTGTTGAAGAGTTTTCCAAAGTCACAG aggGTCTCACTGATGTGATCCTGTACCATCAGCCTGACGATAAGAAGAAGAACAGGGGCTTTTGTTTTTTGGAGTATGAGGACCACAAAACGGCAGCGCAGGCTCGACGAAGGCTCATGAGCGGCAAGGTGAAGGTCTGGGGGAACGTTGTCACAGTCGAATGGGCCGATCCTATCGAGGACCCTGATCCGGAGGTCATGGCAAAG GTGAAAGTGTTGTTCGTCAGGAACCTGGCCAACAGCGTAACGGAGGAAATACTTGAAACCACATTTGGTCAGTTTGGCAAACTGGAGAGAGTGAAGAAACTGAAAGACTATGCCTTCATTCACTTTGATGAGAGAGATGGTGCGGTCAAG GCGCTGGCAGAAATGAACGGCAAAGATTTAGAGGGAGAGCATATTGAGATCGTGTTTGCCAAGCCACCTGACCAGAAACGAAAAGAGAGGAAGGCACAGCGGCAAGCACAGAAGACGCA GTATGATGATTATTACTACTACGGCCCTCCTCAGATGCCACCTCCCACCAGAGGCCGGGGCAGGGGCGCCGGTCGCGGCGGTTATGCTTATCCGCCGGACTATTACGGCTACGAAGATTACTACGATTATTATGGTTACGATTACCATAACTACAGAGGTGGCTACGATGACCCGTACTTCGGCTACGATGATTTCCAGGCGCCCGCTCGAGGCCGCGGGGGACGCGGCGGAGCCAGAGGCGGGACGTCTCCTGTGCGCGGCAGAGGTGCCGGCGCTCCACGGGGCAGGGCGGGCTTCCCGCAGCGCGGAGGCGGTCCAGGAGCAAGCAGAGGCCCGCGGGGAGGAGCCAGAGGAGGGGTTCTGCCAAGAGGGCGCGGGGTACGTGGTGCTCGGGGTGGACGCGGTGGAAATGTAGGAGGCAAGCGCAAAGCCGATGGCTACAACCAGCCAGATTCCAAGCGGCGCCAGACCATTAATCAGAACTGGGGCTCGCAACCCATTGCACAGCAACCCTTGCAAGGTGGCGATCATTCTGGTAACTATGGTTACAAATCTGACAACCAGGAGTTTTATCAGGATTCTTTTGGGCAACAGTGGAAGTAG
- the syncrip gene encoding heterogeneous nuclear ribonucleoprotein Q isoform X7 — translation MATEHINGNGTEEPMDTSAAVTHSDHFQTLLEAGLPQKVAEKLDEIYLAGLVAHSDLDERAIEALKEFNEEGALQVLVQFKESDLSHVQNKSAFLCGVMKTYRQREKQGTKVLDSSKGPDEAKMKILLERTGYTLDVTTGQRKYGGPPPESVFTGAQPTIGTEIFVGKIPRDLFEDELVPLFEKAGPIWDLRLMMDPLSGLNRGYAFLTFCTKEAAQEAVRLYNNHEIRPGKHIGVCISVANNRLFVGSIPKSKTKEQIVEEFSKVTEGLTDVILYHQPDDKKKNRGFCFLEYEDHKTAAQARRRLMSGKVKVWGNVVTVEWADPIEDPDPEVMAKVKVLFVRNLANSVTEEILETTFGQFGKLERVKKLKDYAFIHFDERDGAVKALAEMNGKDLEGEHIEIVFAKPPDQKRKERKAQRQAQKTQYDDYYYYGPPQMPPPTRGRGRGAGRGGYAYPPDYYGYEDYYDYYGYDYHNYRGGYDDPYFGYDDFQAPARGRGGRGGARGGTSPVRGRGAGAPRGRAGFPQRGGGPGASRGPRGGARGGVLPRGRGGMGLEAGLDMCQ, via the exons ATGGCCACAGAACATATTAATGGGAATGGGACAGAAGAACCCATGGACACATCTGCTGCAGTTACCCATTCTGACCACTTCCAGACTTTATTAGAAGCTGGTTTACCACAGAAAGTTGCTGAAAAGCTAGATGAAATTTACCTAGCAG GTCTCGTAGCACACAGCGACCTGGACGAGAGGGCCATTGAAGCTTTGAAGGAGTTCAATGAGGAAGGTGCTCTGCAGGTTCTCGTTCAGTTCAAAGAGAGCGATCTATCTCATGTGCAG AACAAAAGTGCCTTTCTCTGTGGAGTTATgaagacatacagacagagagagaaacaggGGACCAAAGTTTTAGACTCCAGTAAAGGACCAGATGAAGCGAAAATGAAA ATCCTGCTTGAGCGAACAGGCTACACACTTGACGTCACTACAGGTCAGCGTAAATACGGTGGCCCTCCTCCCGAGTCCGTTTTCACCGGTGCACAGCCCACAATTGGAACAGAG ATCTTTGTAGGGAAGATCCCGAGGGACTTGTTTGAGGATGAGCTAGTTCCTCTGTTTGAGAAGGCAGGACCGATCTGGGACCTGCGTCTGATGATGGACCCTCTGAGCGGCCTGAACAGGGGATACGCCTTTCTCACCTTCTGCACTAAAGAGGCCGCACAGGAGGCTGTCAGGCTT TATAACAATCATGAAATTCGCCCCGGCAAACATATTGGCGTGTGTATATCGGTCGCAAACAACAGACTCTTTGTGGGCTCCATTCCCAAGAGTAAGACAAAGGAACAGATTGTTGAAGAGTTTTCCAAAGTCACAG aggGTCTCACTGATGTGATCCTGTACCATCAGCCTGACGATAAGAAGAAGAACAGGGGCTTTTGTTTTTTGGAGTATGAGGACCACAAAACGGCAGCGCAGGCTCGACGAAGGCTCATGAGCGGCAAGGTGAAGGTCTGGGGGAACGTTGTCACAGTCGAATGGGCCGATCCTATCGAGGACCCTGATCCGGAGGTCATGGCAAAG GTGAAAGTGTTGTTCGTCAGGAACCTGGCCAACAGCGTAACGGAGGAAATACTTGAAACCACATTTGGTCAGTTTGGCAAACTGGAGAGAGTGAAGAAACTGAAAGACTATGCCTTCATTCACTTTGATGAGAGAGATGGTGCGGTCAAG GCGCTGGCAGAAATGAACGGCAAAGATTTAGAGGGAGAGCATATTGAGATCGTGTTTGCCAAGCCACCTGACCAGAAACGAAAAGAGAGGAAGGCACAGCGGCAAGCACAGAAGACGCA GTATGATGATTATTACTACTACGGCCCTCCTCAGATGCCACCTCCCACCAGAGGCCGGGGCAGGGGCGCCGGTCGCGGCGGTTATGCTTATCCGCCGGACTATTACGGCTACGAAGATTACTACGATTATTATGGTTACGATTACCATAACTACAGAGGTGGCTACGATGACCCGTACTTCGGCTACGATGATTTCCAGGCGCCCGCTCGAGGCCGCGGGGGACGCGGCGGAGCCAGAGGCGGGACGTCTCCTGTGCGCGGCAGAGGTGCCGGCGCTCCACGGGGCAGGGCGGGCTTCCCGCAGCGCGGAGGCGGTCCAGGAGCAAGCAGAGGCCCGCGGGGAGGAGCCAGAGGAGGGGTTCTGCCAAGAGGGCGCGGG GGAATGGGGCTGGAGGCTGGTCTTGACATGTGCCAGTGA
- the syncrip gene encoding heterogeneous nuclear ribonucleoprotein Q isoform X6 has product MATEHINGNGTEEPMDTSAAVTHSDHFQTLLEAGLPQKVAEKLDEIYLAGLVAHSDLDERAIEALKEFNEEGALQVLVQFKESDLSHVQNKSAFLCGVMKTYRQREKQGTKVLDSSKGPDEAKMKILLERTGYTLDVTTGQRKYGGPPPESVFTGAQPTIGTEIFVGKIPRDLFEDELVPLFEKAGPIWDLRLMMDPLSGLNRGYAFLTFCTKEAAQEAVRLYNNHEIRPGKHIGVCISVANNRLFVGSIPKSKTKEQIVEEFSKVTEGLTDVILYHQPDDKKKNRGFCFLEYEDHKTAAQARRRLMSGKVKVWGNVVTVEWADPIEDPDPEVMAKVKVLFVRNLANSVTEEILETTFGQFGKLERVKKLKDYAFIHFDERDGAVKALAEMNGKDLEGEHIEIVFAKPPDQKRKERKAQRQAQKTQYDDYYYYGPPQMPPPTRGRGRGAGRGGYAYPPDYYGYEDYYDYYGYDYHNYRGGYDDPYFGYDDFQAPARGRGGRGGARGGTSPVRGRGAGAPRGRAGFPQRGGGPGASRGPRGGARGGVLPRGRGQGMGLEAGLDMCQ; this is encoded by the exons ATGGCCACAGAACATATTAATGGGAATGGGACAGAAGAACCCATGGACACATCTGCTGCAGTTACCCATTCTGACCACTTCCAGACTTTATTAGAAGCTGGTTTACCACAGAAAGTTGCTGAAAAGCTAGATGAAATTTACCTAGCAG GTCTCGTAGCACACAGCGACCTGGACGAGAGGGCCATTGAAGCTTTGAAGGAGTTCAATGAGGAAGGTGCTCTGCAGGTTCTCGTTCAGTTCAAAGAGAGCGATCTATCTCATGTGCAG AACAAAAGTGCCTTTCTCTGTGGAGTTATgaagacatacagacagagagagaaacaggGGACCAAAGTTTTAGACTCCAGTAAAGGACCAGATGAAGCGAAAATGAAA ATCCTGCTTGAGCGAACAGGCTACACACTTGACGTCACTACAGGTCAGCGTAAATACGGTGGCCCTCCTCCCGAGTCCGTTTTCACCGGTGCACAGCCCACAATTGGAACAGAG ATCTTTGTAGGGAAGATCCCGAGGGACTTGTTTGAGGATGAGCTAGTTCCTCTGTTTGAGAAGGCAGGACCGATCTGGGACCTGCGTCTGATGATGGACCCTCTGAGCGGCCTGAACAGGGGATACGCCTTTCTCACCTTCTGCACTAAAGAGGCCGCACAGGAGGCTGTCAGGCTT TATAACAATCATGAAATTCGCCCCGGCAAACATATTGGCGTGTGTATATCGGTCGCAAACAACAGACTCTTTGTGGGCTCCATTCCCAAGAGTAAGACAAAGGAACAGATTGTTGAAGAGTTTTCCAAAGTCACAG aggGTCTCACTGATGTGATCCTGTACCATCAGCCTGACGATAAGAAGAAGAACAGGGGCTTTTGTTTTTTGGAGTATGAGGACCACAAAACGGCAGCGCAGGCTCGACGAAGGCTCATGAGCGGCAAGGTGAAGGTCTGGGGGAACGTTGTCACAGTCGAATGGGCCGATCCTATCGAGGACCCTGATCCGGAGGTCATGGCAAAG GTGAAAGTGTTGTTCGTCAGGAACCTGGCCAACAGCGTAACGGAGGAAATACTTGAAACCACATTTGGTCAGTTTGGCAAACTGGAGAGAGTGAAGAAACTGAAAGACTATGCCTTCATTCACTTTGATGAGAGAGATGGTGCGGTCAAG GCGCTGGCAGAAATGAACGGCAAAGATTTAGAGGGAGAGCATATTGAGATCGTGTTTGCCAAGCCACCTGACCAGAAACGAAAAGAGAGGAAGGCACAGCGGCAAGCACAGAAGACGCA GTATGATGATTATTACTACTACGGCCCTCCTCAGATGCCACCTCCCACCAGAGGCCGGGGCAGGGGCGCCGGTCGCGGCGGTTATGCTTATCCGCCGGACTATTACGGCTACGAAGATTACTACGATTATTATGGTTACGATTACCATAACTACAGAGGTGGCTACGATGACCCGTACTTCGGCTACGATGATTTCCAGGCGCCCGCTCGAGGCCGCGGGGGACGCGGCGGAGCCAGAGGCGGGACGTCTCCTGTGCGCGGCAGAGGTGCCGGCGCTCCACGGGGCAGGGCGGGCTTCCCGCAGCGCGGAGGCGGTCCAGGAGCAAGCAGAGGCCCGCGGGGAGGAGCCAGAGGAGGGGTTCTGCCAAGAGGGCGCGGG CAGGGAATGGGGCTGGAGGCTGGTCTTGACATGTGCCAGTGA